A window of Plasmodium brasilianum strain Bolivian I chromosome 8, whole genome shotgun sequence contains these coding sequences:
- a CDS encoding AP2 domain transcription factor AP2-I codes for MEALATEKDINIKNDDGNENASELLIGSSAGINEPEVEINYEKKEDMDISMNFNDQDKLDVPSLVEICKQQLIVILKDMCADSNNTEEKASFMYHLNRLRSAVTVVDLHNYIAVFGPCLSYNKLPSTWNISVCDYLKQQLNILRAADSQQNSNNYMSYYELHNDYEDMMNEKKIKTNTNMNTNDNTNNSVQGNILNSNAISAQSAIKGGVSSMYMNATNSNSDSGDNSNNSNNNNSNNNNSNNTTTTNNSNNNNNNSNNNNSNNNNSNNNNSNNNNSNTNNSNNNNSSNNNNSSNSNNSNNNNSSNSNSNSNNNSNNNNNGSENTKNNNSGNNSSTTNNDNINVCSGSYNNTSSNMDGSNLDGNNLDGCNMDGNNMNSSQINNNHMNSYGYCDQEDNMVEDYYDCLMRTKLTDDSPNCLKYMINSKNDSLSNTEVENVISYLKKYEVKSNKNLSKLDEDMTYNKDSDYDYQDDYLKDKVLYDSDMDDHSMLDCSMMTNNRQCNDISGNININSNSNNCNSMQNSMNNNANNNGTGSSSSTNMNSKNFSLKFERIKKNDVINSWTRANTEGHPEYLPRIPGVRFNPKKQQWLAAWNDNTREIRRYFSVKQYGFEQARILAVKARQEAEKAGARCKPMFHVHGRKTVDGLPNDAIKNDVDENYSGIGTSMNSVNNVNSVSGMNNMNSLINMNNMNNMSSINMSGISNMNNMSNMNNMNNISGSILLMNNNIGGVGGECDVVTKKEVLKNDSNKGVKRGRGRPPKRKLSEDSQLSLDDMEQSLCRNSENIELLECMDSFDKDCTRPMKGVSYNDRKGSWLAYWSIGKNFQMRRFPIKKLGFEKAKELAIQCRLEAEQAGATTTENRTKRIRNLLTLSSDNTLDGLMENNSMEHDDNNNMHDSNTKGINGNMLISQMHSYNNYGVNNNNNNGNNNNSSNNGLSNSCNGNGIGNGKTPHSDGQESENDFSPTKRTRAPRGRRMESLTARASALTPVEGVRFDPYSYSWFAKYLENESSKEPKISKYLLKKWGFNKAHSLAVHTVKCAYKAVPFTDEELINIFNVDAKNLMNNQNSLINLGLKNSFVNTSSSIINGNNGIDNNAFSTNNYNNIHLNNNNNNTNNFMNTLSMMNNNNVVMSVTAGNNMDDVINSNMNSSYNINPLNNYKDSVNGINNIINSMNNHSGSDINKNIDVNNLNDEDTTIGNASNNNGSGSLMNIGTSNINSPNQIDMLSGYNFSNSNNDLISMNGNISTYNGMSVIPKGVNIINGSFSGGISSGAVSGCGCGSVSGNGSSKSGGNSGGNGSLSCNNVNSISVNNISGSVKGSISSIKNVSSNISGMSGFQNENNSNNSNNNNSNNNNSNNNNSNNNSSNDYNFNVNENINGGTTDEGSANILKKNSLAENNIGSNSSSTNIISNSSDNFINMNDPILPHKNSGNMSTHVSSNNNASSISPVDNNNNNHIAPRMNDMSIINQTNEINFNSLESNYCISQNNTNASVNNAKNGVSANIINNMNDVNDMSDLNYMNDLNDMNDLNDMNDLNDMNDLNDMNDMNDMNDMNDMNDMNDMNDLNDMNDLNDMNDLNDMNDLNDMNDMNDMNDMNDMNDLNDLNDMNDINNINNINNIDNSTSDNHDIVDNSGEHLLDKRNFLSIINEQGNLDNNNSNVENSRNLTYSNNSYGKNVNNNFSSYTNEHSTTSNLISTNQNELNDSSLYYMNVKPEIKTEH; via the coding sequence ATGGAAGCATTAGCAACTGAAAaagatattaatattaagaaCGACGATGGAAATGAAAACGCGAGTGAGTTATTAATTGGTAGTTCAGCCGGTATAAATGAACCAGAGGtggaaataaattatgaaaagaaGGAGGATATGGATATATCAATGAATTTTAATGATCAAGATAAATTAGATGTACCGTCGTTAGTTGAAATATGTAAACAACAATTGATAGTAATCTTAAAAGATATGTGTGCGGATTCAAATAATACAGAAGAAAAAGCATCTTTTATGTATCACTTAAATAGGTTAAGAAGTGCAGTAACAGTAGTAgatttacataattatatagcTGTGTTTGGTCCATGCCTaagttataataaattaccaTCAACATGGAATATATCTGTATGTGATTATTTGAAGCAGCAGTTGAATATACTAAGGGCTGCGGACTCACAGcaaaattcaaataattacATGAGTTATTATGAATTACATAACGATTATGAAGATATGAtgaatgagaaaaaaataaaaacaaatacaaatatgaaCACAAATGATAATACTAATAATTCTGTACAAGGAAATATACTCAACTCGAATGCCATAAGTGCGCAGTCGGCAATAAAAGGGGGGGTAAGTAGCATGTATATGAATGCAACAAACAGCAATAGTGATAGCGGtgataacagtaataacagtaataacaataatagtaataacaataatagtaataatactactactactaataatagtaataataataataataatagtaataataataatagtaataataataatagtaataacaataatagtaataacaataatagtaatacgaataatagtaataataataatagcagtaataacaataatagcagtaacagtaataacagcaataacaataatagcagtaacagtaacagtaacagtaacaataatagtaacaataacaataatggcAGTgagaatacaaaaaataataatagcggtaataatagcagtacTACCAATAATGATAACATAAACGTTTGTAGCGGTAGCTATAATAACACTAGCAGTAACATGGATGGAAGCAACTTGGATGGAAACAACCTGGATGGATGCAATATGGAtggtaataatatgaatagcAGTCAAATTAATAACAATCATATGAACAGCTACGGCTACTGCGATCAGGAGGATAATATGGTTGAAGATTATTATGACTGTTTAATGAGAACAAAACTAACGGACGATTCCCCCAATTGTTTGAAATACATgataaattcaaaaaatgatTCCTTAAGTAACACAGAAGTAGAAAATGTTATATCGTATCTAAAGAAATACGAAGTGAAATCAAATAAGAACTTAAGCAAACTAGATGAAGATATGACGTATAATAAAGATTCTGACTATGATTACCAAGATGATTATTTGAAAGATAAAGTATTATACGATTCAGATATGGATGACCATTCTATGTTGGACTGTAGCATGATGACAAATAATAGACAATGTAATGATATTAGTGGTAACATTAATATcaacagtaatagtaataattgcAATAGCATGCAGAACagtatgaataataatgctaataataatggtactggtagtagtagtagtaccAATATGAATAGTAAAAATTTCAGCTTAAAATttgaaagaataaaaaagaatgatgTTATTAATAGTTGGACTAGAGCAAATACAGAAGGACATCCTGAGTATCTACCCAGAATACCAGGTGTTCGATTTAATCCAAAAAAACAACAATGGCTAGCAGCTTGGAATGATAACACAAGAGAAATTAGAAGATATTTTTCCGTTAAACAGTATGGATTCGAACAAGCAAGAATTTTAGCTGTAAAGGCTAGACAAGAAGCAGAAAAAGCAGGAGCCAGATGTAAGCCCATGTTTCATGTGCATGGTAGAAAAACCGTAGATGGCTTACCAAACGATGCGATAAAAAACGATGTCGACGAGAACTACAGTGGAATTGGCACCAGCATGAATAGCGTAAACAATGTGAATAGTGTAAGTGGTATGAATAACATGAATAGTTTGATCAACATGAATAACATGAACAATATGAGCAGCATAAACATGAGTGGCATAAGCAATATGAATAACATGAGTAATATGAATAACATGAACAACATAAGTGGAAGTATATTGCTTATGAATAACAATATTGGAGGAGTGGGGGGAGAGTGCGATGTAGTAACGAAAAAagaagttttaaaaaatgatagtaATAAAGGGGTAAAAAGAGGAAGAGGTAGACCCCCTAAGAGGAAATTAAGTGAAGATTCACAGTTGTCATTAGATGACATGGAACAAAGTTTATGTCGAAATAGTGAGAATATAGAGTTGTTAGAATGCATGGATTCTTTTGATAAAGATTGTACAAGACCAATGAAGGGAGTATCATATAATGATAGAAAAGGATCATGGTTAGCTTATTGGTCTATtggtaaaaattttcaaatgaGACGATTtccaattaaaaaattaggatttgaaaaagcaaaagaatTAGCTATACAGTGTCGATTAGAAGCTGAACAAGCAGGTGCTACAACAACAgaaaatagaacaaaaagGATAAGGAATTTATTAACACTCAGTTCTGATAATACATTAGATGGACTAATGGAAAATAATTCAATGGAacatgatgataataataatatgcatgACAGTAATACAAAGGGTATTAATGGTAACATGCTCATTTCACAAATGcatagttataataattatggtgtgaacaataacaataacaacggaaacaataataatagtagtaacaatGGTTTAAGTAACAGCTGTAATGGCAATGGCATTGGTAATGGGAAGACTCCGCATAGCGATGGACAAGAAAGTGAGAATGACTTTTCCCCGACAAAAAGAACAAGAGCACCGAGAGGGAGGAGAATGGAGAGTTTAACTGCACGTGCTAGTGCACTAACTCCAGTAGAAGGGGTCCGATTTGACCCATATTCATATTCATGGTTTGctaaatatttagaaaatgaAAGTTCTAAAGAACCtaaaatatcaaaatatttattaaaaaaatggggATTCAATAAAGCTCATAGCTTAGCAGTACATACTGTTAAGTGTGCATATAAAGCAGTTCCATTTACGGATGAAGAgcttattaatatatttaatgtagATGCAAAAAATCTAATGAACAATCAGAATAGTTTAATAAATCTAGgattaaaaaattcttttgtTAATACTAGCAGTAGTATCATTAATGGAAATAACGGCATTGACAACAATGCATTTAgtacaaataattataataatattcatcttaataataataataataatacaaataattttatgaacacCTTGAGTAtgatgaataataataatgtcgTTATGAGTGTAACTGCAGGTAATAATATGGATGATGTTATTAATAGTAACATGAACAGtagttataatataaatccATTGAATAATTACAAAGATAGTGTCAAtggaattaataatattattaacagtATGAACAATCATAGTGGTTCAGATATTAATAAGAACATTGATGTGAATAACCTGAATGATGAAGATACTACAATTGGTAATGCAAGTAATAACAATGGGAGTGGAAGTTTGATGAACATAGGTACTAGTAACATAAATTCTCCAAATCAAATTGATATGCTCAGTGGTTATAATTtcagtaacagtaacaacgACCTCATTAGTATGAACGGTAATATAAGCACCTACAATGGCATGAGTGTTATACCTAAGGGTGTCAATATTATTAATGGTTCATTTAGTGGCGGAATTAGTAGTGGTGCAGTAAGTGGCTGTGGCTGTGGCAGTGTTAGCGGAAACGGTAGCAGTAAAAGTGGCGGCAATAGTGGAGGTAATGGTAGTTTAAGTTGTAACAACGTGAATAGTATTAGTGTAAACAATATAAGCGGAAGCGTTAAAGGGAGTATATCTAGCATCAAGAATGTGAGTAGCAACATAAGTGGTATGAGTGGCTTTCAGAACGAAAACAATAGTAACAacagtaataacaacaatagtaataacaacaatagtaataacaacaatagtaataacaacagtAGTAATGACTACAACTTTAACGTTAATGAAAACATAAACGGAGGGACGACGGATGAGGGCAGCGCGAACATTCTGAAGAAAAATAGTTTAGCGGAGAATAACATAGGTAGCAATAGTAGCagtacaaatataataagtaATAGCAGTgacaattttataaatatgaatgatCCTATTTTACCACATAAGAATAGTGGAAATATGAGCACACATGTaagtagtaataacaatgcATCATCAATTAGTCCTgtagataataataataataatcatatagCCCCTCGCATGAACGACATGTCAATTATTAATCAAACAAATGAAATTAACTTTAACTCGTTAGAATCGAACTATTGTATTTCTCAAAATAATACTAATGCAAGTGTtaataatgcaaaaaatgGAGTCAGTGCTAATATCATTAACAACATGAATGATGTGAACGATATGAGCGATCTGAACTATATGAACGATTTGAATGATATGAACGATCTGAATGATATGAACGATCTGAATGATATGAACGATCTGAATGATATGAATGATATGAACGATATGAACGATATGAACGATATGAACGATATGAACGATATGAACGATTTGAATGATATGAACGATCTGAATGATATGAACGATCTGAATGATATGAACGATCTGAATGATATGAATGATATGAACGATATGAACGATATGAACGATATGAACGATCTGAACGATCTGAATGATATGAACgatattaacaatattaataatattaataatattgacAATAGCACCTCGGACAATCACGACATAGTAGACAATTCAGGAGAACATTTACTGGATAAAAGAAACtttttaagtattattaACGAGCAAGGTAATCtggataataataattctaacGTTGAAAATAGTAGAAACCTTACTTATTCGAATAATTCTTATgggaaaaatgtaaacaacAATTTCAGTTCATACACTAATGAACATTCAACTACAAGTAATTTAATCAGCACTAATCAGAACGAACTAAACGATTCCTCCTTGTACTACATGAACGTCAAACCCGAAATTAAGACTGAGCATTGA
- a CDS encoding hypothetical protein (conserved Plasmodium protein), whose amino-acid sequence MIRLRYILFCKNILKKYKENEIVNKNITLLSKLKTPGHCSSKGIDREKGREEKLMEGVSDIINEGKKEKKKLFLKKLFFVALLFYSTYESIDLLQKNKEYVKKKLGNYLVLYDIIEIKIIPQKIIFDKMVERMKECIMRYMKYIQGLNQYYNYIKLMITECYNNVNIFFNIRVKNILELYPVSTSRKGINNNVPNFTNTKKLQNMRENKTEKEFLPHNNEINKSVEQEIKDKPIDIYLSDSKTNPADVHDMSNDIKNVESFINKLNISNMKEERDDEYMNNEKHTKLCPIDYNDNSYNSISNNYFTSSNNTNITGVNIEREDDESADILKYQENIELEKNFRTAYDRSTEPTEKTPKEENNKIYFNILPFEEENIPIEDHNIKGKELERANCEAGTTFDENLPGGKKGTYWSASSVLEDERFERNPEYVDIMKGTCEAIENNGEHEVVMTFKSQNGRDAIADSSADKEAEGEGKKIFTFPDGDDTYKELDREMLHSAEGVHKNVLMTQTERIIHNMENCKERCGDDNEIKEHTQSEHTVEAEEVERESEYLNNFDNMASPTTSNSTFEGTIKQSSFNKIFEKDIKNFVKNINNLNKEELKCKMIEMFINELITEKYKDILMEEEKWALKKILTIKYNNNYLRMKKKLQKELKRSMIKKLKEEEKVLRENYKKEKENFENHIMNRKQEEINMEKDKLEKELTLVQENYLKKMNIYAFDINRIKEIITEEQLKQTKLESINYIQNQIVNLQNCIIQDLSVESALLDLKKCLERDTFLEKVFKVLPYNFFSRTFKPTSNNNEKIKNEFLILYKQSVKEAFLEQQKNSYFRKIVSTFMSYLYINHQSTLNKILMHTIKENTILKANLLNLSYALNSIEQNNFIDALQYIDDLTGNCKKTFNPFNEHIKNVILFKFYLRLAVSRLILTSKTLRSCP is encoded by the coding sequence ATGATACGGTTACGATATATTCTGTTCTGCAAGAATATTCTGAAGAAATACAAAGAAAATGAGATAGTAAACAAAAACATTACTCTTCTATCTAAATTGAAAACACCTGGGCATTGCAGTAGTAAAGGAATAGATAGAGAAAAAGGAAGAGAGGAAAAGCTAATGGAAGGAGTTAGTGATATTATtaatgaaggaaaaaaagaaaaaaaaaaattatttttaaaaaaattgtttttcgtagccttattattttatagtacGTATGAAAGCATAGATTTACTACAAAAGAATAAGGAGtatgttaagaaaaaattaggaaattatttagtattatatgatattatagaaataaaaataataccccaaaaaataatttttgataaaatggTCGAACGGATGAAAGAGTGTATAATGAggtatatgaaatatatacaagGATTGAACCAgtattataattacattaaaCTAATGATTACAGaatgttataataatgtcaatattttttttaatatacgaGTGAAGAATATTTTAGAACTATATCCTGTCTCTACAAGTCGAAAgggtataaataataacgtACCCAATTTTACAAACACGAAAAAACTACAGAATATGAGGGAGAACAAAACAGAAAAAGAGTTTCTTCCCCACAACAATGAAATTAACAAGTCTGTTGAACAGGAGATAAAGGACAAACCGATCGACATTTACTTAAGTGATTCAAAAACAAATCCAGCTGATGTGCATGATATGAGTAacgatataaaaaatgtagaaagtTTCATCaacaaattaaatatctCAAATATGAAGGAGGAAAGGGATGatgaatatatgaacaatgaAAAACACACTAAGCTATGTCCTATCGACTACAATGATAACTCATATAACTctattagtaataattattttacgaGTTCTAATAATACAAACATAACAGGCGTTAATATAGAAAGGGAAGATGACGAATCAGCGGACATCTTGAAATATCAAGAGAACATCGAATTAGAGAAAAACTTTCGTACTGCGTATGATAGAAGTACAGAACCTACTGAGAAAACACCTAAagaggaaaataataaaatatactttaatATACTTCCGTTTGAGGAAGAAAATATCCCCATAGAAGACCATAATATAAAGGGGAAAGAGTTAGAGAGGGCGAATTGTGAAGCAGGTACTACTTTTGATGAAAATTTACCAGGGGGGAAGAAAGGGACCTATTGGAGTGCCTCTAGTGTGCTAGAGGACGAACGGTTTGAACGTAATCCAGAATATGTGGATATTATGAAGGGTACATGTGAGGCTATAGAGAATAATGGAGAACATGAGGTCGTAATGACTTTTAAGAGTCAAAATGGAAGGGACGCAATAGCAGACTCTTCTGCGGATAAGGAAGCTGAGGGTGAGGGGAAAAAGATTTTTACCTTTCCAGATGGTGATGATACATATAAAGAACTAGACCGTGAAATGCTTCATTCTGCTGAAGGTGTTCATAAGAATGTATTAATGACGCAAACGGAGAGGATCATTCACAATATGGAGAACTGTAAAGAGAGGTGTGGTGATGATAATGAGATAAAAGAACATACGCAATCTGAACATACTGTTGAAGCAGAAGAAGTAGAAAGAGAAAGTGAATACctaaataattttgataatatGGCTAGTCCGACAACGTCAAATAGCACTTTCGAAGGAACAATAAAACAGTCcagttttaataaaatttttgaaaaggatataaaaaattttgtaaaaaatataaataatttaaataaagaagaattaaaatgtaAGATGATAGAAATGTTTATAAATGAACTAATAACAGAAAAGTATAAAGACATATTAATGGAAGAAGAAAAGTGGgcactaaaaaaaatactgacaattaaatataataataattatttgagaatgaaaaaaaaattacaaaaagaattaaaacgatctatgataaaaaaattaaaagaagaagaaaaagtattaagggaaaattataaaaaggaaaaagaaaattttgaaaatcaTATTATGAATAGGAAACAGGAAGAAATTAACATGGAAAAAGATAAACTAGAAAAGGAGTTAACACTAGTCCAGGagaattatttgaaaaaaatgaatatatatgcatttgaTATTAATAggataaaagaaattataacaGAAGAGCAACTAAAACAAACAAAACTAGAAAGCATAAATTACATTCAAAATCAGATAGTAAATTTACAGAATTGTATAATTCAAGATTTATCTGTTGAGTCAGCTTTGCtggatttaaaaaaatgtctAGAGAGAGAtacatttttagaaaaagtttttaaagtattaccttataatttcttttctcGAACATTCAAACCGactagtaataataatgagaaaATCAAGAACGagtttcttattttatataagcaAAGTGTGAAGGAGGCATTTTtagaacaacaaaaaaatagctattttagaaaaatagtCAGCACATTTATGTCTTATCTGTACATTAATCATCAGTCcacattaaataaaattttaatgcacacaataaaagaaaatacaattCTTAAAGCGAACTTGCTGAATCTATCGTATGCCTTAAACAGCattgaacaaaataatttcataGACGCATTACAGTATATAGATGACTTAACTggaaattgtaaaaaaacgTTTAATCCTTTTAAcgaacatataaaaaatgtaattttgtTTAAGTTCTACTTAAGACTGGCTGTCTCAAGGTTAATACTAACAAGTAAAACGTTGAGGAGTTGTCCCTAA
- a CDS encoding hypothetical protein (conserved Plasmodium protein), with amino-acid sequence MYSNEKEYYDESGLLNYDSNDDVLIKNEELCSYMLQSGDELDKKSEKEKMNYSNINKGEEQHIDFLLTSIAFNIPLGFQKKKKKEERRKTCIDENNLRVSASVIAPIKVIHTNEDKEGKNESQQIDKIDKIRRTGDI; translated from the exons aTGTACAGcaatgaaaaagaatattacgATGAAAGCGGTTTACTAAATTATGATAGTAATGATGATGTTTTAATTAAGAATGAAGaattatgttcatatatgcTACAGTCAGGTGATGAATTAGacaaaaaaagtgaaaaggaaaaaatgaattactcaaatataaataaaggaGAAGAACAGCACattgattttttattaacatcgATAGCTTTTAATATTCCGTTGG gatttcaaaaaaaaaaaaaaaaagaagaaaggaGAAAAACATGTATTGATGAGAATAATTTACGAGTTAGTGCTTCAGTTATAGCACCCATAAAAGTTATACACACCAATGAAGACAAAGAGGGAAAAAACGAAAGTCaacaaatagataaaattgataaaattaGAAGAACAGGAGATATATAG